In Candidatus Hydrogenedentota bacterium, the sequence GCCAGGTGGCACCCTAGTGGAGCCGACATCGGGAAATACGGGAATCGCGTTGGCGTACGTGGCGGCGGCACGCGGGTATAAGCTGGTTCTGACGATGCCGGAGACCATGAGCCTTGAGCGCCGGGCGATGTTGAAGGCTTTTGGTGCGCAACTGGTGTTAACTCCAGGCGAAAAGGGAATGCCAGGCGCCATCGCTCAGGCCGAGGCCATTCTGCAGGAGAACCCGGACTATTTCTTGCCGCAACAGTTCAAGAATCCGGCGAATCCGGAGATTCACTTCAAGACCACCGGACCTGAGATCTGGAACGATACAGATGGGCAGGTCGATGTGTTTGTTTCGGGCGTTGGAACCGGTGGAACGATCACGGGGACGACGCGTTATCTGAAGCAAGAGAAGGGGAAGAAAATCCTCTCAGTCGCGGTGGAACCGTCGGCGTCGCCAGTGTTGTCTGGCGGTAAGCCGGGTCCGCATAAGATTCAGGGTATTGGAGCCGGGTTCAAGCCGGATGTGCTCGACCTGAGTCTCGTAGACCGCATAGAGCAAGTAACGAATGAAGAGGCCTTCGAGATGGCGCGGCGGTTGACGCGCGAAGAAGGACTAATCTCTGGAATAAGCTGCGGCGCGGCGGTGGCCGTTGCGGCGCGCCTAGCGGCCCAAGATGAATTTGCCGGGAAGACCATCGTAGTAGTACTTCCCGATTCCGGCGAGCGTTATCTGTCGACCCCATTGTTTGAAAACTAAAAAAGAAGAGCACGGAGAAAAAAGTACATGTCTGAGAACGCTTACCGTTTGGGCACCCTCGCACTGCACGGCGGGCAATCGCCCGATCCTACGACGAACGCGCGCGCAGTTCCCATTTACCAGACAACGTCATACGTGTTTAACAGTCCAGAACATGCGGCGCGCCTGTTCGGTCTGGAAGAGTTTGGCAACATCTACTCGCGGATCATGAACCCGACGGTAGACGTGTTTGAGAAACGCATGGCCGCGCTTGAAGGCGGAGTAGGGGCGCTGGCGCTTTCGTCGGGCTCGTCGGCGGTAACGTTGGCATGTTTGAACATCTGCAAGTCAGGCCAGAACTTTGTGTCGTCACAGACGCTCTACGGCGGCACGTACAATCTGTTTGCGCATACGTTCAAGGATTTGGGAATCGACGTGCGATTTGTCGACGCGAGCAACGCCGCGAACTTTGCGAAAGCTATCGACGACAAGACCCGGTTCCTGTACATCGAATCCATCGGGAACCCGGCTGGCGATGTGGTCGACTTCGAAGCGATCGCCAAAGTTGCCCATGATCATGGGATTCCGCTTATTGTCGACAACACGGTAACGTCGCCGCTGCTGTTTCGTCCGTTTGAGCACGGTGCGGATATCGTGGTGCATTCCGCGACGAAGATCATTGGCGGTCACGGCACAAGTATTGGCGGCGTCATCGTCGACAGCGGGAAGTTCGATTGGAACAACGGCAAGTTCCCCGAACTGACCGAACCAAGCGAGAGCTATCACGGGCTGAAGTTCTATGAAGCGCTGAAGCCTATCGGGAACATCTCGTACATCATCAAGGCGCGCGTGACTCTGTTGCGCGACATGGGGCCTTGCCTCTCGCCGTTTAATGCATTCCTTCTGCTCCAGGGGCTGGAGACGCTGCACTTGCGCGCGCCGCGGCACTGCGAGAACGCGCTGAAACTCGCGCAGCATTTGGAAGCGCATCCGAGCGTGGAGTGGGTAAACTACCCTGGCCTGAAGAGTCACGGCGACTATGCACGAGCGCAGAAGTATCTGCCGAAAGGCCAAGGTGCGATCTTCGTGTTTGGGATCAAGGGCGGCCTGGAAGCGGGCAAGAAGTTCATTTCGAACGTGAAACTGGCGTCTCACCTTGCGAACGTGCTCGACGCGAAAACGCTGGTGATTCATCCGGCGTCGACCACGCATCAGCAGCTTAATGCGGCGGAGCAGGAAGCGGCGGGGGTAACACCCAACATGGTGCGCGTGTCCGTGGGTCTTGAAGACATTGAGGACATCATTGCGGACTTCGATCAGGCGTTGGCGGCAGCGGGAAAGTAACCTCGAAGCGACTTTGATGATTTCTGGCAATTTAGACGGACAAGGCGAACCGAAGCGAAGCGGTAGGTATGGCTGACGAAGGTTCGGTAGGCATAGTCGAGACGAAGTACTTCACGTTTGCGCATCCGCCAAACGCGTTGGAGTTGGACTGCGGACGAAAGTTGGGTCCCGTTACGCTCGCATATGAGACGTACGGGGAACTCAACGCGGACAAGTCCAATGCGATCTTGATTGTGCATGCCTTGTCGGGCGACGCCCATGCGGCCGGGTACCATAAACCCGAGGATCGAAGACCGGGGTGGTGGGACAACATGATTGGCCCCGGCAAGGGCTTCGACACCAACAAGTATTTCGTCATTTGCTCCAACGTGCTCGGTGGATGCCAAGGCTCCACCGGGCCTTCTTCGATCGATCCTGAAACGGGCAAACCTTACGGTTTGTCGTTTCCCATTATCACGATCGGTGACATGGTGCGCGCACAGCGCGAGCTGATTCGACACCTTGGAATCGAGAAGCTGCTATCCGTCGCAGGCGGTTCGATGGGCGGTATGCAGGCCATGGAATGGATGACACGCTATCCCGATCTGATGAAGTCATCCATCGTTATCGCATCGACTCCACTTCTGAATGCGCAAGGGATCGCGTTCGATGCCGTGGGGCGTCATGCCATTCAGGCGGATCCGGCGTTCAATGAGGGCGACTATTACGATAGCGACGAACATCCCGCGCAAGGGCTTTCCATTGCGCGTATGCTCGCGCACATTACCTATTTATCGGACGCGTCGATGCGCGCGAAGTTTGGGCGAGCTTTGCGCAAGGCTGAGCGGTATAGCTTCGACTTTGGTAGCGAGTTCTCGGTGGAGACGTATCTTGATTACCAAGGGGAACAGTTCGTCAATCGGTTTGACGCAAACAGCTATCTTTACATAACGAAGGCGATC encodes:
- a CDS encoding O-acetylhomoserine aminocarboxypropyltransferase/cysteine synthase, coding for MSENAYRLGTLALHGGQSPDPTTNARAVPIYQTTSYVFNSPEHAARLFGLEEFGNIYSRIMNPTVDVFEKRMAALEGGVGALALSSGSSAVTLACLNICKSGQNFVSSQTLYGGTYNLFAHTFKDLGIDVRFVDASNAANFAKAIDDKTRFLYIESIGNPAGDVVDFEAIAKVAHDHGIPLIVDNTVTSPLLFRPFEHGADIVVHSATKIIGGHGTSIGGVIVDSGKFDWNNGKFPELTEPSESYHGLKFYEALKPIGNISYIIKARVTLLRDMGPCLSPFNAFLLLQGLETLHLRAPRHCENALKLAQHLEAHPSVEWVNYPGLKSHGDYARAQKYLPKGQGAIFVFGIKGGLEAGKKFISNVKLASHLANVLDAKTLVIHPASTTHQQLNAAEQEAAGVTPNMVRVSVGLEDIEDIIADFDQALAAAGK
- the cysK gene encoding cysteine synthase A, translating into MRVYDDASFSIGNTPLVHLQRIGKGLKAKILGKIEGRNPAYSVKCRIGAAMIWDAEKRGVLKPGGTLVEPTSGNTGIALAYVAAARGYKLVLTMPETMSLERRAMLKAFGAQLVLTPGEKGMPGAIAQAEAILQENPDYFLPQQFKNPANPEIHFKTTGPEIWNDTDGQVDVFVSGVGTGGTITGTTRYLKQEKGKKILSVAVEPSASPVLSGGKPGPHKIQGIGAGFKPDVLDLSLVDRIEQVTNEEAFEMARRLTREEGLISGISCGAAVAVAARLAAQDEFAGKTIVVVLPDSGERYLSTPLFEN